A stretch of DNA from Paenibacillus segetis:
TGAAAAACAGTATTTAGGCGTGCGATTGTATCCAGGCATCTTCTATCATCTTCTACAGAAAGCGTTCGGTTCCAATAGTTCGATACGAACCTTAGAAAAGCCTCATAGCCAGACCACTCGACGCTTTCCATGAAACCTTCCTCTGAATATTTCCCGTGATAAGCCCCGGAATAAGACGCCCCATGCAGCACTTGTGCATTCATTCCAGACATTAGACTCCACTTCACCCACCAGAACAAATCTTCGTAGTCTTGCCCGTAGCTTCCGCTGAATTCTGCTGCATATTCAAAGGAATAGCGTTTCTTTCTGCCTTAATGTGCAGTTGTGGCCATTGTTTTCTGAAAATCCATAGCGGGTCTTCCGAGCGCTTCGTTTTCTGGTACTCCCACGTACAAGGCGCTTCGCTAATTCTTCTGGCTTAGCATCTTCACCAAAAAGGGCCTTAAATGAATCCTTATGGGCAAATTCCCCTGATGTGATTACCGGATAGGATAGAATATAATTACCAAATTTGGACGATTACTGTTTTTTTGTATAATCACCTTCAGGAATCAATTCTTCTGCATCAAAATGAACAGCTAAACTACCACAAAGATGCCCTCCTGCAGAGAAACCGCAAATTGCTATTTTATCCGGATGAATACGAAAACTTTCCGCTTTTCCCCTTACCAATACAACCGCTCGGGATAAACCCTTAAAGGCTGTAACTTCAAGGCCTATCCATCAACAAATTTGTTGTATAAGTAACAACGAAAGTATTGTAGCCTTTATCATTAAACTCTTTGGCTACCGGCTATCCTTCCGAATTTGAAACCAAACAATAGCCGCCGCCTGGAACGACTATCATTGCAGGTCGAACTCGGTCATCTTCGTCATGAATGTATGTCACAATATTAGGAACAAACTCACCCCGGACGGGATAATTATATTTATCTGCTGACCGTAAACGATACTATTCGGTGATCATGCTTAATACCTCCTTTTTAAGTAACAACTCTATTCGCTGATAAGGCTCAGCTCTGCTGAGATTACTTCATATTGTTGCTCTGATATTACGCTGCCCATCGGATTAAATGCAGCGGCAGCTAACGGAAAGTTACGGAGTAATCCCAGATTTTCCGTTAGCCCTGGTGCGTGCTGGTCCAGAATCTGCCGAGCACTCTCCCACTGGACAAGCTCACTGAAGTGCATATCCGGTGTCCAAATGCGATACGTTGCAGCACTTCTCGGGAATGTGAAAACATATTTCCCAGATCCCGCCTCTAAGAACACAGCGTCTTTTTTCTGCTCAATCCGTAGGATTCCGCCTCCTTCACTTAACAGATCTTCATTCACACGGACCGCTGTTAATTTTACGTCCGGCAGCCTGATATCAGCTGTTGTGTTAGGAGGCACCACTACATTCACTTCCACTTGTTCCCCGCGAAATGCCCAACCTGCTTCGATTACTCCGTAAATTGAACGAAAATGTGCTTTGGCATAGCTCAGGCGGCCGCCTTCAAACTTTGGCGCAATCTGGATTCGTTTGTAGCCGGGTGATCCAGACTCTGGAGACAACCCTGTAATTCGCCGGTACATCCATTCGCCAATAGCTCCATATGCGTAATGGTTGTAAGAATTCATGTCATCGCTCCAGAAGGATCCGTCCGGCTTAATACCATCCCAATGCTCCCAAATCGTCGTTGCCCCTTTGCTGACGGAATACAGCCAGCCGGGATAAGTTTGCTGAAGCAACAACTTCACTGCCGTTTCGTGGTAGCCATTGTCTGATAGTGCGAAGCAGAGATACGGTGTGCCAACAAAACCAGTTGTCAAGTGATAGTCATTGTCTACTATCATCTCGTTCAATTCTTTAGAGATTCTCGGTCGGTCTTTCGGGTCTGCAAGATCAAAGGTCAGTGCGAGAATTTGCGCAGTTTGTGTCTGGGCAGCTACCCGGCCGTTCGGCGTAATGAATTCGTTACGGTAAGCTTGGACAATGCGGTTGGCCAATTTACCATAATAAGCTGCGTCTTCAATATAGCCGAGCACTTCCGCGGTATCCCGGACAATGCGGGTCGACAAAGCGAAATAGGCTGCCGTCACCATAAGGCTTGGGGTCGCTCCTATATAGCTGCCTTCTTTTGCATCGAGTGCCAGCCAGTCACCGAAATGGAATCCGGTATCCCAGACATGCTCCTTGTCACCTTGCGAACGAATATAATCCACCCATGCCTTCATACTGCTGTATTGTTCAGACAGCAGACGCTTATCCCCGTAAGCGGAATACACTGCCCATGGTACAATTGTCGCCGCGTCCCCCCAGGCTGCCGATGAATAGCCTGAAAGCACATTTGGCACGACAAATGGTACGCCACCGTCCGGCAACTGATCAGCTGCCAAATCACGGAGCCACTTCGAAAAGAACGGCGAGGCATTATAGTTGAATAAAGCAGCCCCTGCGAAAACCTGTGTATCACCGGTCCAGCCGAGCCTCTCATCGCGCTGCGGGCAATCGGTCGGAACGTCTAGAAAATTCCCCCGCTGTCCCCACACAATGTTGCGCTGTAACTGATTGACCATCTCATCCGAACATTCAAAGTGACCTGTTCGATCCATTTCGGAATGAATTACTTCTCCTGTAAATGCTTCAAGAGGCAAGCCGTTCTCTTGACCCGGATAGCCCTCAATCTTTACATATCGAAAGCCCTGGAAGGTGAAGTGAGGTGCATAACTCTCCTTTCCCGCTCCTGCTGCCGTGTACTTCACGGTCTGCTTGGCTGTACGGATGTTACCAATGTAAAAATTTCCATCTTTATCCAGAACCTCGGCATGTGTAAGTGTGATGATCTGGTCCCGCGGCGCTTCCACCTGCATCCGGATTCGCCCCACCATGTTCTGACCCATGTCAAGCACTGTCTCCCCAGAAGGTGTCAGGATAACGGACACCGGCTTGAGGATTTCCGTTATACGTGTAGGCACGTTCTCTTGAGCCCGAAGCCCACTAAATGGATGGTTAAGAGTTACTGTCGGTTGCCAATCCTCGTCGGCAAAGGTAGCCTCACTCCATCCAGGATGATCCAAACGTGCGTCATATGTTTCACCATCGTATATTTCAGAGAACCGTACAGGGCCTGTTAATCCTCGCCAATTGGCGTCCGAAACAATAACTTCTTCTGAACCGTCTTCATAGCTGATATGAAGCTGAACGAGGGCGGCTCTTCGTTCGCCGTAATGGTTAGATTGATTCTCCCATCCCAGACGTCCCTTGTACCATCCGTTTGCAAGCATTATGCCAACCGCATTGTCCCCCGCTCTTACCTGCTTCGTTACATCGTAGGTCTGGTATTGAAGACGTTTATTATAGCTCGTCCAACCTGGTGCAAGCAGATCTTCACCGACCTTCGCTCCATTTAAATACAATTCGTATACTCCTAATGCAGTTGCATAGATCCGTGCTGAAGCGATTTCACCGCCTTCAAGATGAACTGTCCTCCGAAGCATAAAAGCCGGATCTACTTGAGGATTAATGTGCTGCGGATCTGGCGTAATCCAGGCTGCCTTCCATTCTCGAACATCTAGTAGAGCAGTTTCCCACCATCCCGCTTCGCTCCATTCCGACTCTCTACCGAAATTATCCCAGACTTTGACTCGATAATAGTATCGGGTCGAGGATCGAAGTTCAGGTCCCTCATATTGCACAAGAACTGAAGAATCCGATTCTACCTTTTCCGTATCCCAAAGCGGTGCAATGAAATCTTCACCGGAAACATTGACCTGTACCCGGTATGCCGTCTGATATGTGCCGTTCTTATCCGACTCCAACTGCCAGCTCATTCTTGGTCGGGTGACTCCAGTTCCCAGCAATTGACTGCGGTACTCCGCTGTAAGATTAAATACATTGAGTTCTGTCATTTTTGATTCCCCCTCTGATGTGCCAACAGCAAATAGACGCACGTGAAGATTAGCCTATAACAGAACTATAACTCTATCCAGTTATCTGGCTCTAACAGAATTCAGACTTCTTATTGGTAAGATTCCGTCTAATTCTATGAAAATAGCCCAAGGGATAAAAAATGCCTTAGGGGAGCGTGTTGCTGTTTTTTTAACGCATGAATCTATATATTCATTGTAATAATCGTTTACAAATCAATAATACTGAATTGTACATATAATCACATATTTTTAAATTTTAATTTTTTTATTTGACACATTGATGTCTTATCTGATTATCAACAACCAATTAAATTCTGCAAGGCAGAGCTAGTGCTCCATCAGAGATCATAGTTGGGAAAACGGGTTTATTATATGTAAATCCAACTCTCGAGGGCGGCATGACTATTTTGTTCGTGACTTAACTCAGGAAGAAGGCAACCACCTCCTACGGATTGCCTGTAAGAGAGCCGATCCGGTTCAGGTCCGTCGAGCTTTGCTCATTCTGGCTCTGCTCAAAAAATGAAATCCCCTGAAATCAGCGGGCTTTATCATTTCTCAGGTGAACATAACCTGCATACGATTCATCGATTTAATCAAGACGGGTTACCTTCATTAAAGCCGAAATACGGCGGAGGACGTCCGCCCACCTTCACTTCGAAAAACGTAGGGGAGATCATTGAACTTGCTCAAATTCCTCCTAAAGTGGCTGGTTATCCGTTTACCCATTGATCGCTCTCTAAATCGAAACAAGCCATGGAGGAACGTAAGATTGTTCTTACATCTCCATCGAAACCCTACGGGTGATCGTGGGTGAAGCCAAATTCACGTAACAACAAAACGTGGAAGGAATCAAGCGATCCGGAATTAGAGTCTAAAAAACGAATCGAATACTTCTAGCACACCCCTCCAGCAGACGGGCGTATAATTTATATGGTTGAGTTTGGTACACTCTCGCTTCAACCTTACCGCGGGAAAGGTTGGTTTCAAATACGTTGACCGATTTGGCTGCGGGCGACCTACAACCGACCGCATGGTGTGAAACATCTGCTTGCTGCTCTGAATTCTAAAACAGATCAGTTGTATGACCATGCTTCAAAAACGAAGAAGCATCAGGATATTCTTCGCTTCTTCCATGTGCTTCGGTGCCGGTATCACCGGTCGGTATGTTTGTTCATCATTCTGGACAATTTTTCTACGCATTTGCACCTCAAAGTAAAGAACTGGGCCGCAGCTAACAATGTAGAATTAGTCTACACTCCAACGTACGCATCGTGGCTTAACCGAATCGAACTGCAATTCCCAATGTGTTCTCAAGTACGCTTGTAGATTCGCTACCGTTACATTGTCCACACCGGGTGTTTCTACAGTTCTGTATCACTCGTTTATACGCGAGCCGAGGTTGTCTCCTTCGAGCATTCGCTCCAGCAGATTGCTCTCTGCTTAGCGAGAGGAAAGGACGACTTGTGCCGACGAAGAACTCGGCGCTCCGGCATACCCTGGCGGCTTCCCCCTTCTCTTTGCAGCAATCTCACTAGCGAGATATTCTGCTGTCGTTGCTCTTCATACGAACGCATCGGTTTTCACTCTCCTTTCGGTTCAGCCCTACCGTAAGCTGTTGACACAGTTAACATACTATGACCTGACTCCTACCGGTTCGGCGCAGCCTCCCGGCTGCGGTTACAAGTTTTTTTCTTGCACATCCGGCAGGCCTCCCCAGGTAAGAACGTCATCTTTCAGCCCGTACCTGTCCAAGTTTAAGGCTGCAGTCCTTGGCAGCTTTGGATTTTGTTATGTAGTGGTGACTCATTCGGCTGCCACCGTCTCACATTGGATTCGTGTACCTCAGGTCGTGCTTTTGCCTCCGGCTTCCTTCAGATTTCACCTCACAGTGGACACCCTTGCCATGGTAAACGGTAGGCGCTTGCCAGCCTCCGCTCAGGATTTTCACAGTAGAGATGACGCCCATGCTGGACGCACCCAAAAAAGCATCTCGTCCTCAGACAATTTGCTTTCTAAATGCTATAGATAGCGTTAGATCAATTGCTTTTCATACACATTAATACCTTCATTTTCCACAATATTGATTACCGCATAAGTGTAAGCCATTAAAGCAACTCCAACTTAAGTTTCACAGACCCCTACCGAAGATATATTGGAACTATTTTTAGTGTAAACAATTTCTTATTAATTTGTTCAATCTATCCTTTTACGAAATAAGCGCGACAATGTACTTCTAATGTGAACCATCACTCCAATAGTCATGCTCAACGTGACCTTAGAAATTAAGTTCCAAGTTCTCTAAAGAAAAGCTCATATATAATACCTGTCCGAATCAACATATAGTCCACAAGTGTTTACATAATCAAAATAAACACGGATGAATGTATTACAATTCAACCAATCATTGAGACCACAGATCAAACCACCAACCTGCGCTTGTTTAGTTTTTTTCAATCAGGTCAGTTGATTAAGCAAAAAGGTAGCAAAAAGAGCACTCATTCGAAAAAGTGTTTGTCCCCTATAAACCATTCGAAACGAGGCGACCTCATGAAGAAGTGTTAATTTTAGCTCGAAATTAACAATCGCCGACTTCGACCGACTATTTACCTTACAAGATGTTACCTCCAGAGTGGAGGATTTATTTAGCCAATGCTACGCTCCTCTTCACCAAAATTAAGACAATCAACAGAACTGCTTTTCAATCAGTTTTTTTCGAAGCCTTATACTCAAGTCCCCTTACAGTAAGAATTGATAGCCATTTAAGACGATTATGTAGACGATTAATATGAACGTTAACTGTATTTTCTGCACTCCCTACGTTCATTCCCATATTTCGTCCATTTATTGAACACGAGTAAATATTTTTCTGACAAGAAAGCAGTCTATAAATCAGGTAAAATTCCTCCGGGCAGAATATCTGAACCTACTCTTTGTGGATCACAGTCAGAGCATCGGAACTTAATTTTACATCTCTTTAACTAGATATGGTTTTAAATAGTGTGTGCACGTCTGAGAAGAGCTTTTATTCGCAAAAGTATCTCCACCTCATCCATTGGTTTTACCATAGTCAGCAGATATGCAACAGAATTAAAGTAGAGGCTTAAAAATTTCACTGTAGTTGTTACAAAGTGAGTTTTTAAGAAGTTATAAATGGTACTCTTAGTTCTGATAAAACTTGAATCAGTTCTTCAAGACTTATCCTATTAGGATCTTTACACCAGTGAAACAAATATTGAGCAAGTCCACCTGAATAGAAAGCCAAAATATAATCCATATGCGAAACAATACCTTCTGTGTCTGATATTTGAGCAAGATTAGTTATGGATAACATAAGCTCTTCAATCATAATATATTCAAGGTTACTTTTTACTATAATATCCATAAATGATTTTTTACTATAAAATGTTTCAAAAAAGATGCTTAGGGATGTTTTAGCATCCATATGTTCTTCTGAACTTCTTTTTTTCATTATCTCTTCAAAAATATCTTTAATACATAACCTTAATAATTCATCTTTCGTGTTAAAAATATTATAAAAAGTTTGTCGAGAAACATCAGCGGTTCTACATATGTCTTTTATAGTAATATTCTCATATTTTTTGCTATCCAATTCTTCCATTAATGCGTTTGATAATAATTGAATCGATAACAGAGCTTTCGGATTCTCACCTGTGTACATTTACATTTATCCCTTTCGTGTATAAATTAACTCTACTGAATTGACTGCTATACTATTTTAATAATATAATTCAAAATGTTTACACGTGTCAACATTATAAAAGGAGTGGATAATATTATGATTTTTGGTACACCTATATGATTTTTGGTACACCTATTAGTTGGTTTATCAATGAGATTATCGGTAGCATATTATTGTTTTTCTGTATTGCACATGCAATAAAACAAGAAAAGCCGATGAATCGGATTCTGGAGCTATCATGCTATATGCTTACCGCAGGAATTTTTGAAAACATTGGAGTATTTGCCGGCACATATTACTATAGCCTCGATCGTGTCATGATGTTTGGAAAAGTGCCCCTCAGCATTCTTTTTATAGAAGGTGCAATCTTCTATGTATCTATGATTCTAGTCGAACATCTTAAATTGCCTAAATGGGCAATCCCGTTAGGTGTAGGTGTTCTTGCTTCAATTCAAGATTTGACACTTGACCCAACTTCAGTTTTTGATCTCCATATTATTAATGGTGTCTCCGAGGGTCAATGGAATTGGACAAAATATTATGAAGGCGGTTATGTAAACATCCCTTTCTCTAATTTCTCGGGATGGTTAACAATGATGGTATTCTTCGCAGCAGCAGTGGCAATAGGTAGAAATTGGTACAATAGAAGTCATAAGAATTGGGTTGCTGTGGCTTATCCATTAATTTCTATTGTTGTGACAGTATTGTTGCTCATTACACCTATAAATCAATTTTTATTATTTGGCGTACCGTTCGCAAGCATGAACTCAAAAATTGCAGAACTCGTAATGCTCTGTTTCAATTATTCAATTAGTTTGTTCATATTAATAAGATTCGCTAAACATAATAAAGCTATAGAAAGAAAAGATGCTTTAATGATAACGATCCCCGTTTTTCTTGACCTATATGCGCTTGTAAATGCTATTATTATGGGAATAACAGAAGCAATTCTACCAATAGTAATTGTTTCTATAATCCATTGCACTTATTTGATCTGGATTTATAAAAAAGGCCAAAATACATTGAGTAAACAGGTTAATCCTAACTAAAAGGTATTTTGTAGTGTAAATAGAAACTGACACATATAAGCTGCGATCATTCCCTGGTATTCGCCAGTGAACGGTCGCATATTTTCTTTTTGGCTTATTTTAATAAAGTAAATAAGGCGACCTTCGAGGGGATCACAGGCTATCTAGGTCTGCTATCTGAATACCGATATGCTCTGAAAATAGGAGTACATTTACCCAGAATTCATTAAGAAACTGCTTATACAATTTTCGTACTTATTGTAAACATTTTTCTTGCAATCGATAATGTACGAAAGGAAGTTGATTGTTGTGCTTTTGGGCATATTTAACCTTTTTATCGTTTTTCCTCTTCCTCATAAAAAATGGTATCTCATTAGCCAGCATGGGCTAAGGGGACACCTATTTTAGTCTTACAAATATTTCTGAATATAACAATCTCACAACTGGAAATGCTCAAATGTAGACCATTATAAGTATACTCCTTGTTAAGCCATCCATCTTCATCAGTCAGTTTGGAAAGAGTTCAATATAAATAGTAGATCTGAAGCGGTTTAATGATATTTTCATTAGTTTGAACAATATCAAATGGTGATACACCACCCTTGACGTTAGGATTCACAGGATAAATGGATTCCACATACAACTCTGTTTTTGGATCAATAATGAATAAACGGCTAAGTCCATTAAAACCGACAGTCGCTAAAAATGAATTGTTTGGATGCCGCTGAAAACCTACTTCTTATATAAGTCTTCTCCTCTGGTGTGAAATTTTAAGGTTTGATCTTTCAGTTCCATTAACAACACCCAATAAGACAAAATTATCTTCTTCAATGGAGATTTGTCCCTCACAACGCCCGTTGTTTTCTATAGAATCAATAGGGATTTTTTCTCCGTTCCATGAATTGGACTGATAGACTTTTCTAGTACCCTTTAGACTGACCTGATCAATTTTCCGGCTCTTCTCACCTGGCCAACGATACGTTCCTTTGCTTGTTCCTTTTCGGTAAAGTGTACTTACTGCTAGCTCATCTGGGTTTAAATCATCCGGAGAATTCTTCACCACATTGTACCCTTAAACCATGCAATACGTAATTCCGTTCTCCTCATCTTCTCTTGCCGCAATTGCGAGATTCATGGTCCCTTCCAGCTTAACATTTGGACGAATCCTGCGCTTCTGCAGAGCTTCAATTACTTGATCTTTCGAAGATAAGCGAATCAATCTCTGGTCTTCCCAAACTTGATTCATCAACAACTTCCATTTCGCATGCTCTGGCTTCTCACCAATCCAAATCACTGGAATATGGTTTTCAAGCATGTCCTTTACTTTTAGCAGAAAGCTGTAAGATACCGACCTTTGCTCCGGCACAATCAGGCAGTTGTACCCTACTTTATTTTAGTCAAGTGGACAATCTTCAATTGTAGCGACCGGTAGTTAAAGAAGAGCAGGAGAGACCATTTCATCTAGGAGACCTTGAGCATCATAGAAATCAAAAATCCATATGAGATACCATACAATATCCGCCAACTGGTACTACAAGGATTGCCAGCCTGATATTATTATCTTCATCATGAATGTATGAAACAATATTCGGAATAAACTTTCCTATAACCGGGAAATCATATTCTTCCTTTTCCCATAACTTGTACCTTTCAATAATCTTTAAAGCTCCTACTTCTTGTTATTATTGAAATATCAATTATTTATACCGTAGAGTTCCTGTAATACCTGCATTGCCATCCTCTTTCCTCCTACAGGACCTGGATGAAGATGGTCACCACTATCATAAACAAAGTTCATCTGTTCAGTATTTCTAGGGTCACGAAGGATATAATCAAAATCGATAATTTTATCAAACATATCAGTTGATCTGACCCAATCATTAAACTTTTGCCTTTCTCTTTCCTGTTCCGGTCGATATCCCAAAGATCCACCTCTAGGAAGTAGTGTTGTTCCTACTGATTTGATATTTTTATTCTTTGCTCTCTTCAAAATATTAACATAACCTTCAATTAATTGTTCAGCTGACGTCCAATCCTTTTGACCTGGTTTACCACCCATACCAAAATCATTAATACCAATTGCCAGGATTACGGTCTTAACTCCTGCTTCTCCCAGTACATCCCGTTCAAAGCGCTCAATTCCAGCTTTACCAAGTAACTTTAATAATCCACCAGGCGACCCCTTCAGTAATCGATTTCCACCAATACCTTTATTTACAACCGATACTTCTCCCGGTTTATTCCTATATAGTTCATCGCAAAAAGGTTTTGTCCAAAAACTCTGCTGTGTAATTGAATCCCCAAAACAGATAATAGTTTCGGCCTGTTCTACAGTAAATACTTCTATCGATGATAGTGCCGGAATTGACTGTTGCATGTCATGATAACATGCCGATTTACTCCTGTGCACCGTTTTAAACTGAGAGTGTTCCACATAATTCCCCTTTTTGCTACACTGCACACATTCTTCAATGCTATTACCAGATATGACAGACCCTTGAAATGCCATGCTTACGGTCAAAAACTCACCAGATCTCACTGGCATTATAACCGGATCACTGTATTTTTCTTCTCCTGGGAGTAGTACCACCTCCTTTTTTCCTCTAAATAATATACATTGCTGCTGATTCTGTACATTGTCTACCATAGACTGAACAATATGTAATGGCTTTTTTCCTTCAATATTAGAAACACGAAGCCGTAGTTTCTCACCATTCAGATTATTTGCTATGGCTAAACGCATTGTACTGTCTTTATAATTCGGACTATAATATTTTATTTCCGTATGTGCCTGTCCCCATGTGCTAACCCATTGTTCCATACTTAATCCACCATCTCATTTTCATGTAATGTAAATTCTAATAAATCCAACACCCCGGTGCCTTCATAACAGAAGAAAATACCATGAATTCCTTTAAAAAATTGAATTTCCCCATAAAAATCTTTCCATTCTACACACGGTTCCAAAGGTATATATCCCACGCTCTCTCCGTGTGGTGAAGTACGAACTATCAATTTTCCACTGGCAGTTCCACGTATCTTGACGGACACATATGCTATCTCATCAACTTGAAAATATTTATATCCTGCCACCATTCCATTTTTTCCATTAGTAATATACTGTCGTGGAGGTACATCCGATTCTCCAGGCTCATAATCCTGTCCTTCTTGGGTCACATAGGGATATTCCATTCCCATAGCCATCGGATGAGAAAAAGTAGCTCCTTTATCTCCGTACAGGTTACATACAATTCCTGCTGGATAGGTTCCAATTCCAAGAAGTGGTTCCTGATTTAAGCCACATGAGGTAACCTCCACCTGCGGAATACTACCATCCTCAAGAATGCGAATTTTTTCTGCACAGCCTTGTCTAGAAAATACGGTTCTATTTGTCTGACGGTGGTAAAATATATACCACTCCCCATTGATACATTCGATACCACCGTGATTATTTCCAAAGCAGTATATAGGTTTATTTCTATTTGTACCTTCAAAAATATCGCAATGACTGATGATGACTCCACCATACTGAAAGCCTCCATCAGGCCGATCACTCACCGCATAACATAGTTCATGCAGATTAACTGAGGAATATACAAGATAATAGAGCCCATGTATTTTCCGGATGGAACTTGCCTCAAATAATTCATGCCCTTCAAACCCACTCCCTTCATCGCCCAGTACTGGAAGTAATTTTTGAGGTTCCCTTTTAACGGTTACCATATCGTCTTCCAATGTCATAATGACCGAAGCTTTAGGTTCCTTACCTATATCCTCTGGTACTCTTGGTCCATTACCGGAATACAGATATATTGTCCCATCGTCATCTACAAACACACCTGGATCAAACTGTATCGTATCACCCTCTCTTTCCCCAATGTACCTTCCTTCTTTATCTTTCACTACTCCCAGAAATTCATATTTTCCCGCTGGTGTATCACATACAGCGACGCCTATGGACAATATGCTGTCATCCGGACAATAGTAAAGATAGTAACGCCCATCTTTTCCCTGAACCACATCGGGAGCCCACAATTCATGCGTTCCATCTGACATGCGTGGGTCCTGTGTTTTTTTATAGATGACACCCTCATATTTCCATTCAGTCAAATCCATAATTGGTGCCGAATAACATATATAATCATTTAGACAAAACTTTTCTCCATCGAATCTGTCATGGCTTCCAAATATATAAATCCTATCTCCGAATACATGTGGTTCACCATCCGGGATATACTCGTAAGCCGGTAGGTACGGATTGAATACTTGTAATTTTTTCATATAAAATATCTCCTCTCATTATTCTCTGTCTTAACACTTCATTTAGAGTTTCATTCAACTTTATGTCGATTTCATTATGAGTCACTCTGCTCATTG
This window harbors:
- a CDS encoding carotenoid biosynthesis protein, which codes for MIFGTPISWFINEIIGSILLFFCIAHAIKQEKPMNRILELSCYMLTAGIFENIGVFAGTYYYSLDRVMMFGKVPLSILFIEGAIFYVSMILVEHLKLPKWAIPLGVGVLASIQDLTLDPTSVFDLHIINGVSEGQWNWTKYYEGGYVNIPFSNFSGWLTMMVFFAAAVAIGRNWYNRSHKNWVAVAYPLISIVVTVLLLITPINQFLLFGVPFASMNSKIAELVMLCFNYSISLFILIRFAKHNKAIERKDALMITIPVFLDLYALVNAIIMGITEAILPIVIVSIIHCTYLIWIYKKGQNTLSKQVNPN
- a CDS encoding TetR/AcrR family transcriptional regulator; the encoded protein is MYTGENPKALLSIQLLSNALMEELDSKKYENITIKDICRTADVSRQTFYNIFNTKDELLRLCIKDIFEEIMKKRSSEEHMDAKTSLSIFFETFYSKKSFMDIIVKSNLEYIMIEELMLSITNLAQISDTEGIVSHMDYILAFYSGGLAQYLFHWCKDPNRISLEELIQVLSELRVPFITS
- a CDS encoding transposase; translated protein: MKHLLAALNSKTDQLYDHASKTKKHQDILRFFHVLRCRYHRSVCLFIILDNFSTHLHLKVKNWAAANNVELVYTPTYASWLNRIELQFPMCSQVRL
- a CDS encoding family 43 glycosylhydrolase, with the protein product MKKLQVFNPYLPAYEYIPDGEPHVFGDRIYIFGSHDRFDGEKFCLNDYICYSAPIMDLTEWKYEGVIYKKTQDPRMSDGTHELWAPDVVQGKDGRYYLYYCPDDSILSIGVAVCDTPAGKYEFLGVVKDKEGRYIGEREGDTIQFDPGVFVDDDGTIYLYSGNGPRVPEDIGKEPKASVIMTLEDDMVTVKREPQKLLPVLGDEGSGFEGHELFEASSIRKIHGLYYLVYSSVNLHELCYAVSDRPDGGFQYGGVIISHCDIFEGTNRNKPIYCFGNNHGGIECINGEWYIFYHRQTNRTVFSRQGCAEKIRILEDGSIPQVEVTSCGLNQEPLLGIGTYPAGIVCNLYGDKGATFSHPMAMGMEYPYVTQEGQDYEPGESDVPPRQYITNGKNGMVAGYKYFQVDEIAYVSVKIRGTASGKLIVRTSPHGESVGYIPLEPCVEWKDFYGEIQFFKGIHGIFFCYEGTGVLDLLEFTLHENEMVD
- a CDS encoding alpha/beta hydrolase fold domain-containing protein, which translates into the protein MVRGKAESFRIHPDKIAICGFSAGGHLCGSLAVHFDAEELIPEGDYTKKQ
- a CDS encoding helix-turn-helix domain-containing protein — encoded protein: MKSPEISGLYHFSGEHNLHTIHRFNQDGLPSLKPKYGGGRPPTFTSKNVGEIIELAQIPPKVAGYPFTH
- a CDS encoding GDSL-type esterase/lipase family protein; amino-acid sequence: MEQWVSTWGQAHTEIKYYSPNYKDSTMRLAIANNLNGEKLRLRVSNIEGKKPLHIVQSMVDNVQNQQQCILFRGKKEVVLLPGEEKYSDPVIMPVRSGEFLTVSMAFQGSVISGNSIEECVQCSKKGNYVEHSQFKTVHRSKSACYHDMQQSIPALSSIEVFTVEQAETIICFGDSITQQSFWTKPFCDELYRNKPGEVSVVNKGIGGNRLLKGSPGGLLKLLGKAGIERFERDVLGEAGVKTVILAIGINDFGMGGKPGQKDWTSAEQLIEGYVNILKRAKNKNIKSVGTTLLPRGGSLGYRPEQERERQKFNDWVRSTDMFDKIIDFDYILRDPRNTEQMNFVYDSGDHLHPGPVGGKRMAMQVLQELYGINN
- a CDS encoding alpha-L-rhamnosidase, which produces MTELNVFNLTAEYRSQLLGTGVTRPRMSWQLESDKNGTYQTAYRVQVNVSGEDFIAPLWDTEKVESDSSVLVQYEGPELRSSTRYYYRVKVWDNFGRESEWSEAGWWETALLDVREWKAAWITPDPQHINPQVDPAFMLRRTVHLEGGEIASARIYATALGVYELYLNGAKVGEDLLAPGWTSYNKRLQYQTYDVTKQVRAGDNAVGIMLANGWYKGRLGWENQSNHYGERRAALVQLHISYEDGSEEVIVSDANWRGLTGPVRFSEIYDGETYDARLDHPGWSEATFADEDWQPTVTLNHPFSGLRAQENVPTRITEILKPVSVILTPSGETVLDMGQNMVGRIRMQVEAPRDQIITLTHAEVLDKDGNFYIGNIRTAKQTVKYTAAGAGKESYAPHFTFQGFRYVKIEGYPGQENGLPLEAFTGEVIHSEMDRTGHFECSDEMVNQLQRNIVWGQRGNFLDVPTDCPQRDERLGWTGDTQVFAGAALFNYNASPFFSKWLRDLAADQLPDGGVPFVVPNVLSGYSSAAWGDAATIVPWAVYSAYGDKRLLSEQYSSMKAWVDYIRSQGDKEHVWDTGFHFGDWLALDAKEGSYIGATPSLMVTAAYFALSTRIVRDTAEVLGYIEDAAYYGKLANRIVQAYRNEFITPNGRVAAQTQTAQILALTFDLADPKDRPRISKELNEMIVDNDYHLTTGFVGTPYLCFALSDNGYHETAVKLLLQQTYPGWLYSVSKGATTIWEHWDGIKPDGSFWSDDMNSYNHYAYGAIGEWMYRRITGLSPESGSPGYKRIQIAPKFEGGRLSYAKAHFRSIYGVIEAGWAFRGEQVEVNVVVPPNTTADIRLPDVKLTAVRVNEDLLSEGGGILRIEQKKDAVFLEAGSGKYVFTFPRSAATYRIWTPDMHFSELVQWESARQILDQHAPGLTENLGLLRNFPLAAAAFNPMGSVISEQQYEVISAELSLISE